A genomic segment from Polyangium mundeleinium encodes:
- a CDS encoding sulfurtransferase has translation MSEGPLVTVDWLAAHASDPRVLVVDVRWYLSGKRGVDAYDAGHIPGASFVDLDAELAGDPARGPGRHPLPALQTFAALLSRLGVTEGSIVVAYDDAGGAIAARMWWLLRYFGHRDGRVLDGGIGAWIAAGHVLETDAPRVTSTPPLVLRPGGAPVVDKADVARLVALGLPAAVVLDARARERYEGRSEPIDARAGHVPGARNAPFVENLVAPGGAFLPREALAARYRALGALDAKSVACYCGSGVTACHDLLALAILGRDDVALYEGSWSDWARDAALPIETG, from the coding sequence ATGTCCGAAGGCCCGCTCGTCACGGTGGATTGGCTCGCGGCGCATGCGTCCGATCCGCGCGTCCTCGTCGTCGACGTGCGCTGGTATCTCTCGGGCAAGCGCGGCGTCGATGCGTACGACGCGGGCCACATCCCCGGCGCGTCGTTCGTGGATCTCGACGCCGAGCTCGCGGGGGATCCGGCGCGTGGCCCTGGCCGTCATCCGCTGCCCGCGTTGCAGACCTTCGCGGCGCTGCTCTCGCGCCTCGGCGTCACCGAGGGTTCGATCGTCGTGGCCTACGATGACGCCGGCGGCGCGATCGCCGCGCGCATGTGGTGGCTGCTCCGCTACTTCGGGCATCGAGACGGCCGTGTCCTCGACGGCGGCATCGGCGCCTGGATTGCGGCGGGCCACGTGCTCGAAACGGACGCCCCTCGCGTGACATCCACGCCGCCGCTCGTGCTTCGGCCCGGCGGCGCGCCCGTCGTGGACAAAGCTGACGTCGCTCGCCTCGTTGCGCTCGGCTTGCCGGCGGCCGTCGTCCTCGATGCGCGGGCTCGCGAGCGGTACGAGGGCCGATCCGAGCCGATCGACGCGCGCGCTGGGCACGTCCCCGGGGCACGGAATGCGCCTTTCGTGGAGAACCTCGTGGCGCCTGGCGGGGCCTTCCTGCCGCGCGAGGCGCTCGCCGCGCGGTACCGTGCGCTCGGCGCGCTCGATGCGAAGAGCGTCGCTTGTTACTGCGGCTCGGGCGTCACCGCTTGCCACGATCTCCTCGCCCTCGCGATCCTCGGCCGTGACGACGTCGCTCTGTACGAGGGGTCCTGGAGCGACTGGGCGCGGGACGCGGCCCTCCCGATCGAGACCGGCTGA
- a CDS encoding serine/threonine protein kinase, with translation MSIGSIGSQPLFAGKYRLIRMLGKGAMGEVWLAEEEGPRNFRRRVAVKRLLAAGDIGDIATDSFVAEAQVIARLDHPNVVRLIELGNAEGGLYLVLEFVDGAALDRIFKRTGALAPATVAYIGREVARALEAVHGMCDENGNNVGVVHRDVTPSNILVARDGRVRLSDFGVARISGLGGEKTETGVFKGKLPYMPPEQARGEPFDGRADVFALGITLFEGLLGRRLRKAETQTQLLMMIASEPVARVHELMQGVPDALAHAIDRATELDPRRRIADGSELAYLMDEALRALGPTAVKEAQAELRARVEQVAGAPAGGSSAPGTGQAKRPQEWSMQLGTGAQRPSAFPVETTRSSDAPGQPSYGTYGGAAQPGTNAGRISTSGHHLSTMGAPGSSPGSNPTSGGLGVTNVASFADAGAPSSLQASGRRSMVLPVLALAGFTILGGVAAFFVLSQSASGPRTDPSATSASPSAIAPAPTASIAAAPSTVEPDALPTTSASGATPPTPTATIAQGTGARTANPRQGGQGATPASTASAAVEEANSNEPGTLVVSVSPWADVTVDGRSVGTTPLAPISLAPGPHSVVLRNSELGASRSLSVTIKPGKPSSVRVDLRRAE, from the coding sequence ATGAGCATCGGCTCCATTGGCTCCCAGCCTCTGTTCGCAGGCAAGTACCGCCTCATCCGCATGCTCGGCAAGGGCGCGATGGGGGAGGTCTGGCTCGCCGAGGAGGAAGGGCCGCGCAACTTCCGCCGCCGCGTCGCGGTGAAGCGCCTGCTCGCCGCGGGCGACATCGGCGACATCGCGACCGACTCGTTCGTCGCCGAGGCGCAGGTGATCGCGCGCCTCGATCACCCGAACGTCGTGCGCCTGATCGAGCTCGGCAACGCGGAGGGCGGACTCTACCTCGTGCTCGAGTTCGTCGACGGCGCCGCGCTCGATCGCATCTTCAAGCGCACGGGCGCGCTCGCGCCCGCGACGGTCGCGTACATCGGCCGCGAGGTCGCGCGCGCGCTCGAGGCCGTGCACGGCATGTGCGACGAGAACGGCAACAACGTCGGCGTCGTGCACCGCGACGTGACGCCGTCGAACATCCTCGTCGCGCGCGACGGCCGCGTGCGGCTCTCGGACTTCGGCGTGGCGCGCATCTCGGGCCTCGGCGGCGAGAAGACCGAGACCGGCGTGTTCAAGGGCAAACTCCCGTACATGCCGCCCGAGCAGGCGCGCGGCGAGCCCTTCGACGGGCGCGCGGACGTCTTCGCGCTCGGCATCACGCTCTTCGAAGGGCTCCTCGGGCGCAGGCTCCGCAAAGCCGAGACGCAGACGCAGCTCCTCATGATGATCGCGAGCGAGCCGGTCGCGCGCGTGCACGAGCTCATGCAGGGCGTCCCCGACGCGCTCGCGCACGCGATCGATCGCGCGACGGAGCTCGATCCACGCCGGCGCATCGCGGACGGCAGCGAGCTCGCGTATCTCATGGACGAGGCTTTGCGCGCGCTCGGGCCGACGGCCGTGAAGGAAGCACAAGCCGAGCTCCGCGCGCGCGTCGAGCAGGTGGCGGGCGCGCCTGCCGGCGGATCAAGCGCGCCGGGCACGGGGCAAGCGAAGCGGCCGCAGGAGTGGAGCATGCAGCTCGGCACGGGCGCGCAGCGGCCGAGCGCGTTTCCCGTGGAGACCACGCGCTCGTCCGACGCGCCGGGGCAACCCTCGTACGGCACGTACGGGGGCGCGGCCCAACCCGGGACCAACGCGGGGCGAATCTCGACGTCCGGGCATCACCTCTCGACGATGGGCGCGCCGGGATCGTCGCCCGGATCGAACCCGACGAGCGGCGGCCTTGGCGTGACGAACGTCGCGAGCTTCGCGGACGCGGGCGCGCCGTCGAGCTTGCAGGCGAGCGGGCGCCGCTCGATGGTCCTGCCCGTGCTCGCGCTCGCGGGCTTCACGATCCTCGGCGGCGTCGCGGCGTTTTTCGTGCTCTCGCAGAGCGCGTCGGGGCCACGCACGGATCCCTCCGCCACGTCGGCGTCGCCGTCCGCGATCGCGCCTGCGCCGACGGCGTCCATCGCGGCCGCGCCGAGCACGGTGGAGCCCGACGCGCTTCCGACGACCTCGGCTTCGGGCGCGACCCCGCCCACGCCGACGGCGACGATCGCGCAGGGGACGGGCGCGCGGACCGCGAATCCGCGGCAAGGGGGGCAAGGCGCGACGCCGGCGTCGACCGCGTCGGCGGCCGTCGAGGAAGCGAACTCGAACGAGCCGGGCACGCTCGTCGTGTCCGTCTCGCCTTGGGCCGACGTGACCGTGGATGGACGTTCCGTCGGGACGACGCCGCTCGCGCCGATCTCGCTCGCGCCGGGCCCGCACTCGGTGGTGTTGCGCAACAGCGAGCTCGGCGCGTCGCGCAGCCTGTCGGTCACGATCAAGCCGGGCAAACCATCGTCGGTCCGGGTGGATTTGCGCAGGGCGGAGTAG
- a CDS encoding tetratricopeptide repeat protein has product MSKAKDNPASFAPAGAGKTAKPKAPRRTSREREQEAGVPAAATKETSARRERAKAPAKKRPARPKSVLAEDMLRRALEAPTPRSRALWARRGLATRAQLDRTTQAMLLRQLYLAYYEEGRFPQAAAIAEQALTLDVLPDVAHQDAARAKQALGDVEGAAAHLRLAARIGPASRKAFHYWTLGSLFYLHHRYPEAIAAMSRAARWGTTDKPLYQGHLALSRLALGQDVDGIGELIERLAVAPAGNGYGRFVLGLLALHAGRPDDARRWLEAFVERTTSGRRAAAIALRDEVEAARQALARLPTD; this is encoded by the coding sequence GTGAGCAAGGCGAAGGACAACCCAGCTTCCTTCGCCCCCGCAGGAGCGGGGAAGACGGCCAAACCCAAGGCGCCACGCCGCACCTCGCGCGAGCGAGAGCAAGAGGCGGGCGTCCCCGCTGCCGCCACGAAAGAAACGTCCGCGCGGCGCGAGCGCGCCAAGGCCCCTGCGAAGAAGCGGCCTGCGCGGCCGAAGTCCGTGCTCGCCGAGGACATGCTCCGCCGCGCGCTCGAAGCGCCGACGCCGCGCTCGCGCGCGCTCTGGGCCCGCCGCGGCCTCGCGACCCGCGCGCAGCTCGATCGCACGACGCAGGCCATGCTGCTTCGCCAGCTCTACCTCGCCTACTACGAGGAGGGCCGCTTCCCGCAGGCCGCCGCGATCGCCGAGCAAGCGCTGACGCTCGACGTGCTGCCTGACGTCGCCCACCAGGACGCGGCGCGCGCGAAACAGGCCCTCGGCGACGTCGAGGGCGCGGCCGCGCACCTGCGCCTCGCCGCGCGCATCGGCCCCGCGAGCCGCAAGGCGTTTCACTACTGGACCCTCGGCAGCCTCTTTTATCTGCATCACCGCTATCCCGAGGCGATCGCCGCGATGTCGCGCGCCGCGCGCTGGGGCACGACGGACAAGCCCCTCTACCAGGGGCACCTCGCGCTCTCGCGGCTCGCGCTCGGGCAGGACGTCGACGGGATCGGAGAGCTCATCGAGAGGCTCGCCGTCGCGCCCGCGGGCAATGGGTACGGCCGCTTCGTGCTCGGCCTGCTGGCCCTGCATGCTGGCCGACCGGACGACGCCCGCCGCTGGCTCGAGGCCTTCGTCGAACGCACCACGTCCGGCCGAAGGGCCGCCGCCATCGCGCTCCGTGACGAAGTCGAGGCGGCCCGCCAGGCCCTCGCTCGCCTGCCGACCGATTGA
- a CDS encoding PEP/pyruvate-binding domain-containing protein codes for MTTESTVLPLSALDRSSLPIAGGKAANLGEMIRAGVPVPPGFVLTTSAFRAAAEAANIGPKLEALAGTEPNDRARLAALAGEIRAELSSVTVPDAIAEACVRAYDVELGGVAVAVRSSATAEDLPDASFAGQQDTYLGVLGKEALLDAVRRCWASLFTERAVVYRADRSIDPRDVSLAVVVQRLVHARAAGVLFTANPVTGRRREAVIDAAPGLGEAVVSGATNPDHLEVRVDTGEIVTRRLGDKRVVIEALPGGGTRHEERADGSAEACISDAEARALAAMGARVEAHYGAPQDIEWAIDPEGKLLLVQSRPITTLFPIPAGPLSKNDDLRVFFSFNVAQGVFRPFSPMGLQFWRAFGGVASRGLGLWDGEPLDGPPIFAVGASRLFLDITAILRDPLGRRVAAFALSRMEARSGVAVRAVLDDERLGVVETPRWKIARAALRALARTRAPVTLARALRDPDAVPDRIAAKVDAAIAVGEVPEGAPPSAYVDAVERMIREGVGPFIFTAIPSIAGALVSMLLFRRALSGLMTEDEVHTLLRSLPNNPTTEMDLELWSLSRRVGADPASRSALGEEAPAALAKRYAERSLPAVLQRELGAFLARWGARGVAEIDIGVPRWRDDPTHILGSLANYLSLGDDASPPDVAFERGAREAERKAEELVERAREKGVLRGGVARFAVPRVRRLLGAREAPKFGIVRIIAHARSLLLQAGRLLVQEGKLAAEDDVFLLDLRELRAVTGGTDLRALVTERRRMITQELGRKHVPRILLSDGTEPEMMAAAASGEGGLSGTPASAGRVTGKARVVLDPVGAKIEPGEILVAPSTDPGWTPLFLTAGGLVMEMGGSMSHGAVVAREYGIPAVVGVAGATARITTGQQITVDGGAGRVGVEV; via the coding sequence ATGACGACAGAAAGCACGGTGCTCCCGCTCTCGGCGCTCGATCGATCCTCGCTCCCCATCGCTGGCGGAAAAGCCGCGAACCTCGGCGAGATGATCCGCGCCGGGGTGCCGGTCCCGCCGGGGTTCGTCCTGACGACGTCCGCGTTTCGCGCCGCGGCGGAAGCGGCGAACATCGGCCCGAAGCTCGAAGCGCTCGCGGGCACCGAACCGAACGATCGCGCCCGGCTCGCGGCGCTTGCGGGCGAGATCCGCGCGGAGCTCTCGTCCGTGACCGTGCCCGATGCGATCGCCGAGGCGTGCGTTCGCGCGTATGACGTCGAGCTCGGCGGCGTAGCCGTGGCCGTGCGTTCGTCGGCAACGGCCGAGGATCTGCCGGACGCGAGCTTCGCCGGGCAACAGGACACCTACCTCGGCGTGCTCGGCAAGGAAGCCTTGCTCGACGCCGTTCGTCGCTGCTGGGCATCTCTCTTCACGGAGCGCGCCGTCGTCTACCGCGCGGATCGATCGATCGATCCACGCGACGTGTCGCTCGCCGTCGTGGTGCAGCGCCTCGTGCATGCACGCGCGGCGGGCGTGCTCTTCACGGCGAACCCCGTGACGGGGCGGCGCCGCGAGGCCGTGATCGACGCAGCGCCGGGGCTCGGCGAGGCGGTCGTGAGTGGCGCGACGAACCCCGATCACCTGGAGGTCCGCGTCGACACGGGGGAGATCGTCACGCGCCGCCTCGGGGACAAACGGGTCGTGATCGAGGCGCTTCCGGGCGGAGGGACGCGCCACGAGGAGCGCGCGGACGGCTCGGCGGAGGCCTGCATCTCGGACGCGGAGGCGCGCGCGCTCGCAGCGATGGGTGCGCGCGTCGAGGCGCATTACGGGGCGCCGCAGGACATCGAGTGGGCGATCGATCCCGAAGGAAAGCTCCTCCTCGTGCAGTCGCGCCCGATCACCACGTTGTTCCCGATCCCCGCGGGCCCGCTGTCGAAGAACGACGATCTCCGCGTCTTCTTCAGCTTCAACGTGGCGCAGGGCGTGTTCCGGCCGTTTTCGCCGATGGGCCTGCAGTTCTGGCGCGCGTTCGGGGGCGTCGCGTCGCGTGGCCTCGGCCTGTGGGACGGCGAGCCGCTCGACGGTCCGCCCATCTTCGCCGTGGGCGCGAGTCGGCTCTTCCTCGACATCACCGCGATCTTGCGAGATCCGCTCGGCAGGCGTGTCGCCGCGTTCGCCTTGTCCAGGATGGAGGCGCGCAGCGGCGTCGCTGTGCGCGCGGTCCTCGACGATGAACGGCTCGGCGTCGTGGAGACGCCACGCTGGAAGATCGCGCGTGCGGCTCTTCGTGCGCTCGCGCGTACGCGCGCGCCCGTCACGCTCGCGCGTGCCCTCCGGGATCCCGACGCCGTGCCCGATCGTATTGCCGCGAAGGTCGACGCCGCGATCGCGGTGGGCGAGGTGCCCGAGGGCGCGCCGCCCTCCGCGTATGTCGATGCGGTCGAGCGCATGATCCGGGAGGGCGTCGGTCCTTTCATCTTCACCGCGATCCCCAGCATCGCCGGCGCGCTCGTGAGCATGCTCCTCTTCCGCCGCGCGCTCTCGGGCCTGATGACCGAGGACGAAGTCCACACGCTGCTCCGATCGCTTCCGAATAACCCGACGACGGAGATGGACCTCGAGCTCTGGTCGCTCTCGCGCCGCGTGGGCGCGGATCCCGCGTCGCGGAGTGCGCTCGGCGAGGAGGCGCCCGCGGCGCTCGCGAAGCGTTACGCCGAACGATCGTTGCCGGCCGTGCTCCAGCGCGAGCTCGGAGCGTTCCTCGCGCGCTGGGGCGCGCGCGGCGTCGCGGAGATCGACATCGGCGTGCCGCGTTGGCGTGATGATCCGACGCACATCCTCGGCAGCCTCGCGAACTACCTTTCGCTCGGCGATGATGCGTCGCCGCCGGATGTGGCCTTCGAGCGCGGCGCGCGCGAGGCGGAGCGGAAGGCGGAGGAGCTCGTGGAACGAGCGCGCGAGAAGGGGGTCCTGCGCGGCGGGGTCGCGCGCTTCGCGGTGCCACGCGTGCGCAGGCTCCTCGGTGCGCGCGAGGCGCCGAAGTTCGGGATCGTGCGCATCATCGCGCACGCACGTTCGCTGCTGCTTCAGGCAGGCCGGTTGCTCGTGCAGGAAGGCAAACTCGCTGCCGAGGACGACGTCTTCCTCCTCGACCTGCGTGAGCTACGCGCCGTCACCGGAGGCACGGATCTCCGCGCGCTCGTGACGGAGCGTCGCCGCATGATCACGCAGGAGCTCGGCCGCAAGCACGTCCCGCGGATCCTGCTCTCGGACGGCACGGAGCCCGAGATGATGGCCGCCGCCGCGTCGGGCGAGGGAGGGTTGTCCGGCACGCCTGCCTCCGCGGGTCGTGTCACGGGCAAGGCGCGCGTGGTGCTGGATCCGGTGGGCGCGAAGATCGAGCCCGGCGAGATCCTGGTCGCGCCCTCCACGGATCCCGGCTGGACGCCGCTGTTTCTGACGGCGGGCGGGCTTGTGATGGAGATGGGCGGGAGCATGTCGCACGGCGCGGTGGTCGCGCGTGAGTACGGGATCCCGGCCGTCGTGGGCGTTGCCGGCGCGACGGCGCGGATCACGACGGGGCAGCAGATCACCGTGGATGGAGGCGCGGGGCGGGTGGGCGTGGAAGTGTAG
- the asnS gene encoding asparagine--tRNA ligase, which translates to MQIHRVQELFKQSPVGQRVSVCGWVRTRRDAKNNFSFLEINDGSCLKNLQVIADGTLENYETEVKKLGTGSSLRVEGIVVASQGKEQAIEIKAERVHVYGFAPEDFPLQKKRHGFDYLRTIAHLRPRTNTFAAVTRIRHTLSMAVHDFFHSRGFFYVQTPIITANDAEGAGEMFQVTTFDLEKVPRTPEGKIDYAQDFFGRRTSLTVSGQLEGETYAMALGNIYTFGPTFRAENSNTTRHLAEFWMIEPEMAFADLDHNAYIAEEFLKHVIRAVLEQNQEDVHLLDSFVQKGLKESLQNIVAGPFARMTYTEAIEVLEKSGQKFEYPAKWGSSLQTEHERYLTEVHHKRPVILTDYPKEFTAFYMRLNDDKKTVRNMDVLVPQIGEIIGGSQREERYDVLLERMQEAGLKPEDYAFYIDLRKYGTAPHAGFGLGFERLVLLCTGMGNIRDVIPFPRTPGHCEF; encoded by the coding sequence ATGCAGATCCATCGCGTACAGGAGCTTTTCAAGCAGTCGCCCGTTGGTCAGCGCGTGAGCGTGTGTGGTTGGGTCCGCACGCGCCGCGACGCGAAGAACAACTTCTCCTTCCTGGAGATCAACGACGGCTCCTGCTTGAAGAACCTGCAGGTCATCGCGGACGGCACGCTCGAGAACTACGAGACCGAGGTGAAGAAGCTCGGCACCGGTTCGAGCTTGCGTGTCGAGGGGATCGTCGTCGCGAGCCAGGGCAAGGAGCAGGCGATCGAGATCAAGGCCGAGCGCGTGCACGTCTACGGCTTCGCGCCCGAGGACTTCCCGCTGCAGAAGAAGCGCCACGGCTTCGACTACCTGCGCACGATCGCGCACCTCCGGCCGCGCACGAACACGTTCGCCGCCGTCACGCGCATCCGCCACACGCTGTCGATGGCCGTGCACGACTTCTTCCATTCGCGGGGCTTCTTCTACGTCCAGACGCCGATCATCACGGCGAACGACGCCGAAGGCGCGGGCGAGATGTTCCAGGTCACGACGTTCGACCTGGAAAAGGTCCCGCGCACGCCCGAGGGCAAGATCGACTACGCGCAGGACTTTTTCGGCCGCCGTACGAGCCTCACCGTGAGCGGCCAGCTCGAGGGCGAGACGTATGCGATGGCCCTCGGCAACATCTACACGTTCGGCCCCACGTTCCGCGCCGAGAACTCGAACACCACGCGCCACCTCGCCGAGTTCTGGATGATCGAGCCCGAGATGGCGTTCGCGGATCTCGATCACAACGCGTACATCGCCGAGGAGTTCCTGAAGCACGTCATCCGCGCCGTGCTCGAGCAGAACCAGGAGGACGTCCACCTGCTCGACAGCTTCGTGCAGAAGGGCCTCAAGGAGAGCCTCCAGAACATCGTCGCGGGCCCGTTCGCGCGCATGACGTACACCGAGGCGATCGAGGTCCTCGAGAAGTCCGGCCAGAAGTTCGAGTACCCGGCGAAGTGGGGATCGAGCTTGCAGACGGAGCACGAGCGGTACCTGACCGAGGTGCACCACAAGCGCCCCGTGATCCTCACGGACTACCCGAAGGAGTTCACGGCCTTCTACATGCGCCTGAACGACGACAAGAAGACCGTGCGCAACATGGACGTGCTCGTGCCGCAGATCGGCGAGATCATCGGCGGCAGCCAGCGCGAGGAGCGGTACGACGTGCTCCTCGAGCGCATGCAGGAGGCCGGCCTGAAGCCCGAGGACTACGCGTTCTACATCGACCTCCGCAAGTACGGCACGGCCCCGCATGCGGGCTTCGGCCTCGGCTTCGAGCGCCTCGTTCTGCTCTGCACGGGCATGGGCAACATCCGGGACGTCATCCCGTTCCCGCGCACGCCCGGACACTGCGAGTTCTGA
- a CDS encoding DUF2254 family protein gives MRKARLALSNSLWLYPLSILAIVSVTAFVALRLFDLSHAQPGGVTTLFGEMSPDDASRIMGGTGEVIAAILGIVITVASIIVQLAATRYTPRITDMFFRDRTNRAVIAFFVVSAVFSLWVNYAIRQASDPAQSFVPRFGVIGSIVLLTLSLLVMAPYFNYVFDFLEPDKIVERIRRGGVAQALLRSRGESEEEVDGRRMTALSALEHLADIGLNAIEQKDKGIASNTVDAICDLVVAYMPHKSELDDRWFSIRGRLLKDADFVSMNEIALGKLQSDRTWLEYKALRQFLMVFREALTEMPDIVNRIAIGTRYIGLAALAAEDRAALATVIKFFNTYMRRALNARDVPAAYNCLNQYRYLGEKILSQGWGDEALRIAGHFKYYAQTAHAMKLAFVTETVAFDLCALNELAYDLGADVRDELLHNFLEVDKEAEVAQQEQSLRGVRKAQVKLATYYLQKGEIDLARRIHRDMRDERPDRLRSIKNEMLAVTTNEFWEINDRGVVFEYIEPARHAHLHEFFEWFPHLDGPQREPGGPKQPASAALAPGGAHEG, from the coding sequence GTGCGTAAAGCTCGCCTCGCGCTCTCGAACAGCTTGTGGCTCTACCCGCTGTCGATCCTCGCGATCGTCAGCGTGACGGCGTTCGTCGCGCTCCGGCTCTTCGATCTTTCGCACGCGCAGCCCGGCGGCGTGACCACGCTCTTCGGCGAGATGTCGCCCGACGACGCGAGCCGGATCATGGGCGGCACGGGCGAGGTGATCGCGGCGATCCTCGGGATCGTCATCACGGTCGCGTCGATCATCGTGCAGCTCGCGGCGACGCGGTACACGCCGCGCATCACGGACATGTTCTTCCGAGACCGTACGAACCGCGCGGTGATCGCGTTCTTCGTGGTCTCGGCGGTCTTCTCGCTCTGGGTGAACTACGCGATCCGGCAGGCGTCCGATCCGGCGCAATCCTTCGTCCCGCGCTTCGGCGTCATCGGCTCGATCGTGCTGCTCACGCTGAGCCTGCTCGTGATGGCGCCGTACTTCAATTACGTCTTCGACTTCCTCGAGCCCGACAAGATCGTCGAGCGCATCCGTCGAGGCGGCGTGGCCCAGGCGCTTTTGCGCTCGCGCGGCGAGTCGGAGGAGGAGGTCGACGGCCGGCGCATGACCGCGCTCTCGGCGCTGGAGCACCTCGCCGACATCGGGCTCAACGCGATCGAGCAGAAGGACAAGGGGATCGCCTCGAACACGGTCGACGCGATCTGCGACCTCGTGGTCGCGTACATGCCGCACAAGAGCGAGCTCGACGATCGCTGGTTCTCGATCCGCGGGCGGCTGCTCAAGGACGCGGACTTCGTGAGCATGAACGAGATCGCGCTCGGCAAACTCCAGAGCGATCGCACCTGGCTCGAATACAAGGCGCTGCGGCAGTTCTTGATGGTCTTCCGTGAGGCGCTCACGGAGATGCCCGACATCGTCAACCGCATCGCGATCGGTACGCGGTACATCGGGCTCGCTGCGCTCGCGGCGGAGGATCGGGCCGCGCTCGCGACGGTGATCAAGTTCTTCAACACATACATGCGCCGCGCGCTGAACGCGCGGGACGTGCCCGCGGCCTACAACTGCCTGAACCAGTACCGCTACCTCGGCGAGAAGATCCTCTCGCAAGGATGGGGCGACGAGGCGCTGCGGATCGCGGGGCACTTCAAGTACTACGCGCAGACGGCGCACGCGATGAAGCTCGCGTTCGTCACCGAGACCGTGGCCTTCGATCTCTGCGCGCTGAACGAGCTCGCCTACGATCTCGGCGCGGACGTGCGCGACGAGCTTCTGCACAACTTCCTCGAGGTCGACAAGGAGGCCGAGGTGGCGCAGCAGGAGCAGTCGCTCCGCGGCGTGCGCAAGGCCCAGGTCAAGCTCGCGACGTATTACTTGCAGAAGGGCGAGATCGATCTGGCGCGGCGGATCCATCGCGACATGCGCGACGAGCGGCCCGATCGGCTGCGCTCGATCAAGAACGAGATGCTCGCCGTGACCACGAACGAATTCTGGGAGATCAACGATCGGGGCGTGGTCTTCGAGTACATCGAGCCCGCGAGGCATGCCCATTTGCACGAGTTTTTCGAGTGGTTTCCCCACCTCGATGGGCCACAACGCGAGCCGGGCGGGCCGAAGCAGCCTGCTTCCGCTGCCCTCGCGCCTGGCGGCGCGCACGAAGGCTGA
- a CDS encoding response regulator yields MGTIEQGRRGVLVVEDDPDIRETIAQILEEEGYEVRGASNGKQALDLLREGVRPQLILLDLMMPIMDGWLFRTEQRNDPKIADIPVIVISADGNLRQQAAKIQANGYLRKPVGIETLLSTVQRYLKA; encoded by the coding sequence ATGGGCACGATCGAGCAGGGAAGGCGCGGCGTCCTCGTCGTCGAGGACGATCCCGACATCCGTGAGACCATCGCGCAGATCCTCGAGGAAGAGGGGTACGAGGTGCGCGGCGCGAGCAACGGGAAGCAGGCCCTCGACCTGCTCCGCGAAGGCGTACGCCCGCAGCTCATCCTGCTCGACCTGATGATGCCGATCATGGACGGCTGGCTGTTCCGGACCGAGCAGCGCAACGATCCGAAGATCGCCGACATCCCCGTCATCGTGATCTCGGCCGACGGCAACCTGCGGCAACAGGCCGCGAAGATCCAGGCGAACGGCTACCTGCGCAAGCCCGTCGGCATCGAGACGTTGCTCAGCACGGTCCAGCGTTACCTGAAGGCGTAA
- a CDS encoding MarR family winged helix-turn-helix transcriptional regulator, with translation MKADDRRALRESIRVTRMATARDFLIGAISSLDEVELTLLQLGVLLLLEDGVPRTLKELAELVGRSPSATSRLVDQLVRRKLLVREEDPEDRRARRVTRSPRAARLVAELLDRRTDVQISMMASLSDEERALVLRAFVILGEAAQRMTKKEVRR, from the coding sequence ATGAAGGCCGATGACCGCCGAGCGCTGCGGGAGAGCATCCGCGTCACGCGGATGGCGACGGCGCGCGACTTCCTGATCGGGGCGATTTCCTCGCTCGACGAGGTCGAGCTGACGCTCCTGCAGCTCGGCGTGCTCCTCCTGCTCGAAGACGGCGTGCCGCGCACGTTGAAGGAGCTCGCGGAGCTCGTCGGCCGTTCGCCCTCGGCGACGAGCCGCCTCGTCGATCAGCTCGTGCGGCGCAAGCTACTCGTTCGCGAGGAGGATCCCGAGGATCGGCGCGCGCGGCGCGTCACGCGGAGCCCACGCGCGGCGCGGCTCGTGGCGGAGCTCCTCGATCGCCGCACGGATGTGCAGATCAGCATGATGGCGTCGCTCTCGGACGAGGAGCGCGCGCTCGTACTGCGGGCCTTCGTCATCCTGGGCGAGGCCGCGCAAAGGATGACGAAGAAGGAGGTCCGACGATGA
- a CDS encoding HIT family protein — translation MAQACTFCRIASGELPAQLVLDEPEVLAFLDRSPLFLGHCLVVPRAHVPTLLDLPAPSIAPLFGAAQRIARAIEPALSADGSFVAMNNKVSQSVPHLHVHVVPRRKKDGLRGFFWPRAKYESDEAMARVAETLRTALRSPA, via the coding sequence ATGGCCCAGGCATGCACGTTTTGTCGGATTGCGTCCGGTGAGCTTCCTGCCCAGCTCGTGCTCGACGAGCCCGAGGTCCTCGCATTCCTCGATCGCAGCCCTCTGTTCCTGGGCCACTGCCTCGTCGTACCTCGCGCCCACGTGCCGACGCTGCTCGATCTGCCCGCGCCCTCGATCGCTCCGCTCTTCGGGGCCGCCCAGCGCATCGCCCGCGCGATCGAGCCGGCGCTCTCGGCGGACGGCTCCTTCGTGGCGATGAACAACAAGGTCAGCCAGAGCGTGCCGCACCTGCACGTGCACGTGGTGCCGCGCCGCAAGAAGGATGGATTGCGGGGGTTCTTCTGGCCTCGCGCGAAATACGAGAGCGACGAAGCGATGGCGCGTGTCGCGGAGACGCTACGTACGGCGCTGCGATCTCCCGCATAA